One region of Flavobacterium sp. KACC 22763 genomic DNA includes:
- a CDS encoding sensor histidine kinase, translated as MEADLYFQSELVKTRIEIKDQTLCEISKELHDNIGQIISVAIMQLNICISSKDVQMNELKDLKALLAKSLDELRILSRIINKDNLLQNNFLEAIQQDFERIKKLKKIKFNFSQIGAVPTINKEHELIIYRIFQEALHNSLKHSRSDLFDVHIETTDSLFMLKLKDFGIGYDLEKSNSGIGLNNMKLRAKLIGAELILNSDSTGTSVTIEYPLPLNHED; from the coding sequence ATGGAAGCTGATTTGTATTTCCAATCCGAATTGGTCAAAACAAGGATTGAGATAAAGGATCAAACTTTATGCGAAATCAGCAAGGAATTACACGATAATATTGGACAGATTATTTCGGTTGCTATTATGCAGCTCAATATCTGTATTAGCAGCAAGGATGTCCAAATGAACGAACTTAAAGATTTAAAAGCTCTACTCGCAAAATCTTTAGACGAATTACGAATTCTTTCTAGAATCATAAACAAAGACAATCTACTTCAAAATAACTTTCTTGAAGCTATTCAGCAGGATTTTGAAAGGATTAAAAAGCTCAAAAAGATTAAATTCAATTTTAGCCAAATTGGAGCAGTTCCCACAATAAACAAAGAACATGAACTCATTATTTACAGAATTTTCCAAGAAGCGCTTCATAACAGTTTAAAACATTCCAGAAGCGATTTATTTGATGTTCATATCGAAACTACTGATTCTCTTTTTATGTTGAAACTAAAAGACTTCGGAATTGGATATGACCTCGAAAAGTCAAATTCAGGAATCGGATTAAACAATATGAAATTAAGAGCCAAACTTATTGGCGCCGAATTAATTCTAAACTCAGACAGCACCGGAACCAGTGTAACTATCGAATATCCTTTACCCCTAAACCATGAAGACTAA
- a CDS encoding ArsR/SmtB family transcription factor: MGATKTDHFTKSQNELAVLAKALGHPARIAIMEYLLKVDACICGDIVNELPLSQPTVSQHLKELKNAGLIKGNIEGNSICYCINEPGLEKIKGFFQHISDHLAKKRSECC, encoded by the coding sequence ATGGGAGCAACAAAAACAGATCACTTTACAAAAAGCCAGAATGAGCTGGCTGTTCTAGCCAAAGCGTTAGGCCATCCTGCGCGTATCGCTATTATGGAATATTTATTAAAAGTGGATGCCTGCATCTGCGGAGATATTGTAAACGAACTTCCCCTTTCACAGCCGACAGTTTCACAACACTTGAAGGAATTGAAAAATGCAGGGCTGATAAAAGGAAACATTGAAGGAAATTCCATCTGCTATTGCATCAATGAGCCTGGACTTGAAAAGATAAAAGGTTTCTTTCAGCACATATCAGATCATTTGGCAAAGAAGAGAAGCGAATGCTGTTAA
- a CDS encoding DUF3667 domain-containing protein produces the protein MKRQTDAFMVNCKNCNHSFTGRFCSNCGQPADTHKINLHFLWHDIQHGLFHFDKGVFYTVKELFTRPGHSIREFIEGRRVNHFKPVSMVILLATLYGLLYHHYGINLFVPRTEDSKELSEYINHWTSNHYSWYTLATIPLFSLGTYISFKSQKYNYFEYLVLNTFKASQRLVLHLVTFPLLVYCNGKPSLDTLIYAYYAADLFLIYWTNFQFFNKMGWWKVLLLSICSHLIMVFTLILILTSIILIIS, from the coding sequence ATGAAAAGGCAAACTGATGCATTTATGGTGAATTGCAAGAACTGTAACCACTCGTTCACCGGCAGATTCTGCAGCAACTGCGGACAGCCGGCCGACACCCACAAGATCAACCTGCACTTTCTTTGGCATGATATACAGCACGGCCTTTTCCATTTTGACAAAGGCGTTTTCTATACTGTCAAAGAGCTCTTCACAAGACCCGGGCACAGCATCAGGGAGTTTATTGAGGGCAGAAGAGTGAACCACTTCAAGCCCGTTTCAATGGTGATCCTTCTTGCGACCCTATACGGGCTGCTTTACCATCATTACGGCATCAATCTCTTTGTGCCGAGAACAGAAGACTCGAAAGAACTGTCTGAATATATCAACCATTGGACATCCAATCATTATTCGTGGTATACACTGGCCACCATCCCCCTATTCAGTCTGGGGACCTATATAAGCTTTAAAAGCCAGAAGTACAATTATTTTGAGTATCTGGTCTTAAATACCTTTAAAGCATCCCAGAGGCTGGTGCTCCATCTCGTAACTTTCCCCCTTCTGGTGTACTGCAATGGCAAGCCATCTTTGGATACCCTAATATATGCCTACTATGCTGCGGATCTATTTTTAATCTACTGGACCAATTTCCAGTTTTTCAATAAAATGGGCTGGTGGAAAGTATTGCTGCTATCCATTTGCAGCCACCTGATCATGGTATTCACCCTGATTTTAATTTTAACATCCATTATACTTATAATTTCCTAA
- a CDS encoding adenine phosphoribosyltransferase — MKIENYIRDIQGFPKEGILFKDITPLLINPEARTNCLRILVNSLENQKIDKVVGAESRGFFFGMLLAQELNAGFVPVRKPKKLPFDTISASYELEYGTDSLEMHTDAIKKGDRVLIHDDVLATGGTAKAVCELVEKLGGEIVQCNFLMELTFLNGREKIAAYPVFAALTY; from the coding sequence ATGAAGATAGAAAATTATATACGTGATATTCAGGGATTTCCAAAAGAAGGAATTTTATTTAAAGATATCACACCTTTGCTTATTAACCCTGAAGCGCGAACAAATTGCTTAAGAATTTTGGTAAACTCTTTAGAAAATCAAAAAATAGATAAGGTTGTCGGTGCAGAATCACGTGGTTTTTTCTTCGGAATGTTGCTTGCTCAAGAATTAAATGCTGGATTTGTTCCAGTAAGGAAACCCAAAAAGCTTCCGTTTGATACAATTTCGGCTTCCTACGAGTTAGAATACGGAACTGATAGCTTGGAAATGCATACAGATGCCATCAAAAAAGGAGATCGTGTTTTAATTCATGACGATGTATTGGCTACTGGTGGGACAGCTAAAGCAGTTTGCGAATTAGTAGAGAAACTAGGTGGCGAAATTGTACAATGCAATTTCCTGATGGAACTGACTTTCCTTAACGGAAGAGAAAAAATTGCGGCATATCCTGTTTTTGCAGCGTTAACGTATTAA
- a CDS encoding response regulator transcription factor codes for MKTNSKRKIIIVDDHLLFSQSLELLIKSFGDYEVIERFENGKVFIDFLEENNSNETDLVLLDVNMPVLDGLSTMQWLKDNRPDLKVIALSVNDDEEIIIKMITNGAKGYLLKDTSPEIFKEAIECVIEKGFYFTELVSGMLINKVNSDNKKICLKEKEIVFIKHACTEMTYKEIASEMCLSPKTIDGYRESLFDKLEIKTRIGLVLYAIKHKIVFV; via the coding sequence ATGAAGACTAACTCTAAAAGAAAAATAATAATTGTAGACGATCATTTACTTTTTTCCCAGTCTCTTGAATTGCTGATTAAAAGTTTTGGCGATTATGAAGTTATAGAACGTTTTGAAAACGGAAAAGTTTTTATAGACTTTCTTGAAGAAAATAATTCCAATGAAACCGATCTTGTTCTGTTGGATGTCAATATGCCTGTCCTTGACGGATTAAGCACTATGCAATGGCTTAAAGACAACAGACCTGACCTAAAAGTAATTGCTTTGTCTGTAAATGACGACGAAGAAATTATAATTAAGATGATTACAAACGGAGCAAAAGGCTACCTACTGAAAGATACTTCGCCCGAGATATTCAAAGAAGCAATTGAATGCGTCATCGAAAAGGGTTTTTATTTTACCGAACTCGTTTCTGGAATGCTGATTAATAAAGTTAACAGCGATAACAAAAAGATCTGTCTAAAAGAAAAAGAGATTGTTTTTATCAAACATGCCTGCACTGAAATGACGTATAAAGAAATTGCATCAGAAATGTGTTTGAGCCCTAAAACCATTGACGGCTATAGAGAATCACTTTTTGATAAACTGGAAATAAAAACCCGAATCGGACTAGTACTTTATGCCATTAAGCATAAAATTGTTTTTGTTTAA